Genomic DNA from Cyprinus carpio isolate SPL01 chromosome A22, ASM1834038v1, whole genome shotgun sequence:
tagtcttttctacgcccgtgttttgttctcacagacaCCCGGTAGCAAGTAACTAAACAACATTTAACTCCGGCAAGAAGTTAAAGTCCTTTTTGCAAATTCATAGACATGTATTtacaaatcaagtataataatgggAACACAGAAAGATCTTGGAGAGAGCTTTACTGAGCTGACTGTGTAACCGAACGCGAccagggtttaaaggctgaaaggTTGACTGACAGACACAGCAGACTTTTACTATGTTTTACTATTATAGCTGCCAAGTTCAATTAATAGTGAAAACCGAATGCTTTCATCATACTACATAACACTTTCATCATACAGTGTAGACGCAATGTAGACAAGAGTCACTGACAGTAACTGGAGTTTTGGTAAAAGTGCAGAACTCAAATCACTGATAGACTATAATCGTTGATTATAAAGGGAGTGTTCTTTGACTGCTTTCTGCATATAATTTGATAACAAAAACAGGTAATTTCTAGGGATTCACCGATAGGATTTTCTGGGGCCGATACcaattttaacaaacacttattggCCGATAGCGATACCAGtatttgtcacttcctctcttatttgaaattttgacatcaaaatagatagtattttgatcatgttttaaatcagcaaagttcaaaaacacctgcattaaattatactaggttttttattgctgcatcatcaaataatttctaatgaacatgGTTTGGATCCATTTAACATTCAGCAGAACAAAGATGCATATAAAATAAGCAGTGCTTTTTAGGtaggtttaacagttttcaggtacagaaataaagtaaacaaatgtaaaataacacttcactgtataaattaaatacatatccttctttattgtaacagactttattatgattaatattctAATtagtttttgtatacattttaatattttttgtaagatTAACTATGTATGAGATCTCCTATATTAAAGCGGGACTCTTATTTAGACGGGTTTTCTAGTCTACGGAGCTATATGGGTAATTTAAACACGCAGTTCTTTGGATTTTAAAATTTGTCAGTTTATGGGCAAAAAAAGCAACCCTCAAAAAGGCATGAAATCTGTATGTATTGGTTTACTATTAGTtgtaataagtgttttgtttaattCGCTGTATGTTGATGATAATGCAACTGAAAGAAGAGTTTAATGTGCACTTCtcttgctgtgttttgtttagttcttatggtgattttttttttttgtttttattattttttgagtgaaaaaggacgcaataaacttaaaacatcagtAAAATTTTGGTCATCATTCAAATGAGGTCTGGTACACTTGtgaaagctacaaaagttatttagtcaagaTTAGTGTGCGATCTTTTGTCTGTTGTTATTCGATTAGCATTAAAAGTGCAGACAGCAGCACTAGGATTATTATTAGCGCTAGCAACAGACATTATGCAGCTCAGTGCCttcatgcagttaattaataaaccattatataGCCAATAAGCCGATGGTTGTAAACTGAGGATAAATCGGACAATAAATATCGGCAGCCGatacatcggtgcatccctagtatttCCATGTTACTAAAAGGAACAGtgtgaagttaaagggatacaccagcccaaaatgaaaatttggtcattaatcacttacccccatgtcgttccaaacccgtgaaagcttcATTCTtcttaggaacacaatttaagatattttggatgaaaaccaggaggcttgtgacttgGCATAGAgcgccaagtaaaatacactgtcaaggtccagaaaagtatgaaatatgaatatgagCTGATGCAGGCAGCTTATACTCTtatgtgtcagccgcgacacaaggatatgttttctatgtgtatttacgcttagatttgaaagaaaacagcgcatccttgtgttgcagctgacacagaagagtgtaagctgcctgtgttcagctcatattctccaaaatggtgccacAGTGacttggagagacacagaagagacaaattgttgaataaagtcgttctttttgttttattcatatacaaaaagtattctgtcgctttataacattatggttgaaccactgatggcagatggactattctgacgatgcttttcatacttttctggagcttcttttttttttctcttttcttttttcttttatttcgaacaaaacacaacttaaaacaaaatatataacacaacaAATTGTTGCTAATCCACAAAGAAACCTCTTTCCAAGACGTTATACAatacaaaattgtcaaaaaagGAGTGGGGTGAAGCAACagcttgacagtgttatttatttggcagtctatgggacagtcacaagcctaccggttttcatccaaaatatcttaaattgtgttccgaagacgaacgaagcttttacaggtttggagtgacatgggggtaagtgattaatgactaaattgtcattttggggtggagtattcctataACTGCTTAGTCACTGACTTACTAATCTACTGATTCATAAACGGCAAACGATTTTGCAATAAAACCATCTAACTATACATGACTCCTTGCATATCTCACACTAACTCTTTCACCGccagtgttttttgaaaaaagttgccagccaccaccagcatttttgatgattttcactaaaatttcatggcaattttaaaattaaaattttaaaataaaattttattttaggcaatttttatttatatgcttattTTTGATGATCACATTGTTTTTCATATGCATACATAAGAGATCGCTTGTTTTGGTGTCTtccttacttttgtttttgatctGCACATACTAGACTCATTCATGAGATGCGTAATAGCGCCCCTGAATGTATAACAGCGAGAACATGAAAACCTTGGTAAATTCAGTGTTTGGTGGGGAAACGTTGTCTCATGAAACCCGGAAAACTCTGTgtttggcagggaaagagttaagcaATGGAATTAACATACTTGCTTACAAGTTACTGCATTACTGTTGGATCCATATCTTGCCGTAAAGGTCTGTTTGCTGAGCCTGTCAAATTGCAACTGGTTTACCGGAGAATTCACAGCACACTAACATCAGAAGGTCCGAGGCTAAAGAAGCATTGATATAGAAGTAGGTGCTGATCAATATCTATGCAAGAAGACttgttttgatgtattattaCATAATGAAATATGTGGAAGTAGAAAATGAGTAATTTTGCATGCTTGCTTTTAATGAAAGCTGTTTTTGGAGTAATGAAGAAGTTTTGAGATCTGAAACTTACAGAAAGTTTTTATAGTATGATGACAGAAGTCAAATGTCAGAAGATCAgggaaaatttaatttttcatgtcaaagacccctttaaaaatttacatttcttcAAACTGATTGTTTACTATTTCCTGCATTGtggttttctgtttctttaatgTAGCTTCTTGATTGAGTCCAGTCCTGGTAAGGTGATTTGAAATTCAGACACAGCCTTGAAGAAAATCATGAATCCCCTGATGCCTGATTGCTAATTGTGGAATTCACCTTACAATACATTTTGTTCTTGATGCATCAATGCATCTCAGTATTTTAAGATGGGCATAGTACCAAATCTTTtgcagtaaaacattaaaaaattatttcagatgtTCTAAAAATAGTTCAGTTAGGTCAAATTTGCAGATCTTATGgctcttattttttatttctaacattTCCTGTGTATACTTgttcaaaaatttaataaaaattactgagCATTTGGAGATGCAATGTTAAAACTAGAATCAGCAAACTATGTCTATCAAAAGTCACTGATCTTAACAATAGAACAAAGAACCTATAAAGCAATGGTTGAAAGTGTAGAATTGTTCTGAAGTGGCAAGCAATGAGTTCAGATACATTTCCCATGGATAAATAgagaaattctttaaaaatcttagGGAATTACAACAGTTTGCAAAGATAAAGTGGGCCAGTGTTCCTGGTAACAGTATCAGGCTATTACTTTACACTACTTGAACTCCTGTCAATGCCCATTTCACAGTTGAAGTCATTTTCTCAACCACAAAATTTTCTTGGGACAGTTATGCAACTTTGTGTGGAATACAAGTGCTACAAGCTACTTTATTCTGTGAAGTATACTTTTAGTGAAGTATTAGGCCTATAgtttaagtgcacttttaaagaactgtttaaaaactcatttttcaATATGTTCAAACTGCATAACTAGGGCTGGCACAAAACTACTTTTTCAGAACCAATTCCGATCCGATACCAGAAATTCTGAGTACTGGCCAATACCGATTGCTATCCGATACCAGcgcgtttatttatttatttatttatttatttattttttaaatcagtgtagagTTTCTATACCTTAATGTGATaacctgatcatcactcttttgtgtgttaaacacaactTACCACATATATACAACTtcattgtaaaaaacaacaacaaattaataaatatataatcataatctatgacaaaaacactattataaactaggttagtggataattcagtagcaaaagttactctagaaaaatcatgagtgcacaattattttataaatctaaacatttatgaagaaaatgtatttaatgtggaacaaataaaaatgaatagtgtaaggctaaatctggtaaaatgttaaacattgctctttgtattgtaaaataccttaatgaaaaataagtaatatatttatatattaattaatatactatattaaaagaaatttattttaaatgtatagcacagtaatgaggcAGCAAGATATGATAGATAAGAcaacaagaaaggctattaataatctttcattgtgcAAAAGTATTATAACATGAAAGGCACCAATACAGAGCGGCACAAATTGCTTATGCACATCCCGTGCGCAGAATGATATGCTTGAAGCAACACGGAGTCACAGCGAGCAGCACTCCACATAGAAAAGTTCAAAGAACAAAGATATTGATGCGTAGTGTAATATATATGTGCGATagtttgagccttttcttttaacagttttacatttcagttactgtgcacaTGAAGAACAATTCATAGTGCTCTCTACTCCAGTGTAGTGATCTAACAGACACCCGGTAGAAAGTtacatgctttagaaacagcactaaactccagcaagataatgttcttttatgcaaaaccatttatctttatctacagatcaagtATAATAATAGGAACATTGTATCATCTTAGAGAGAGTTTAATCATCTTAACTATCATAACCAAATGTGACACACAGTTTGAATGCTCAATGAAGGATGACAGATAGCTGCAGCTAagagaagagtttatgtgaacttgaattcaATGACTGTACCTCCATTAAACTATGGAACGGtctcagaacacttgaaatatagtgcacaaaaacTTTATGGTGCTCTATAATGTTTTGTGCCTTTCGTTGGGCTTAACAGTAacacagtatatacacaatatcagatttggatcgctctcgtctgaccgatacccaaTCCTGCAGAAAatggcagtatcggagccgataccgataCTTAGTATTGGATTGGCGCACACCTATGCATAACCAGGATGTTGTGTCTAGTTAAGTCATGGTACTGTTTTGACCCAaagcaaacaataataaataaaaaaaactttgttttgccAAGCTGCATCAGTCAAGACTGGCTGGGATAATTTAGAGTGAGTAGTTTAAATCTAGGTTTACATCTTGGAAGATATAATCCTAAATATCAGCAGACTTTTCAGACAAACAAGTAATGGATAACCCAGTTGGACTGCTAGCTTAACCAATGGTGTGTGTTTGGGATAGAATTTTTGATCAACTGAAGTTGGGATGCCTGTCATATTTCTGCTAATCCATTGGAGCTAGTGTTGCAGAGTTTACACTGCTACTCatagtaaaaacaaaactgtagttCATGTGTCCATTTATAAATCTTCAACCTAATATCCTTTTCGTATTCACAGACACCTGAAGTCCTTATGCATACCAGCTGTGAAGGTGCACCATGAATTGTGAAGAGCAGGGCATGGGGAGGGTAGTCCATTCCTGGGCCAGATTTGCCCCAGCTGGACAAACTGCCCTCGAAGAGGCCCTGAGGGTCTTTAACCCCATGTCCAAGGACCTGTCGGACACCGAGAGACAAATGATGTCCTTTCTTCAAGAGCTGAGAAAGGAGGGAGCCAAGCCTGTGATTTTGAGGAGCAAAGATGTGTACGGATACACGTCTTGCACCACAGAGCCAATTACTTCCAGGATTGGCAGCAAGGTTCAGAGAGTGCCGAAACCTTCCAAGAAGCGAGGGCGGAAAGGTTTGAGCAAGACCAAGGATGTGAATTATGCGATGCTCAGTAGAGCAGCAAAGAGTATTCTCCAAAACCAACCCAAGATCCTGCTTACCAATCTCTCGGTGGACAGTCTTAAGCAGAATGTTGCATCGTCAACGctaaaaaaacattctgttcaAGCACAGCAGTGCCTCAAGCTAACAAACATAAAGGGGTTGACCGGAGGCCACACTGCGAGGTTGCAAATTCACTTTGGTGCAGATTCAAAAAGCGTCCCCAGTTTTGCTCTGGGGCGGCCACCGGATCTCTCCGGAATTCCACACTCTCCAACGGAAAATGGCAGTCAGACCTCAAATGTAGTTGCCTTGGACAACAAACATGTTTTGTCATGTCCATTCAAAGTAGAAGATGCCCTGATTGGAGACTCTGCCCCAGTCGTCTGTCAGAATGGGTTCGGTCTTAAAGATGGTAGCATTTATAAAAAGATGGAAACTGTATCAGGTAAACCTGATGTGATGACCAGTGGTCTGGACAATGGTTCAGTGAGGAGACTCCGTTTCCAAAGCTATAACTGGTCCCAGTCAACACTCACCAATGGCCAAGACGTTTCTAGATTGAATGGCAATGGTCTTG
This window encodes:
- the LOC109047374 gene encoding uncharacterized protein LOC109047374, yielding MNCEEQGMGRVVHSWARFAPAGQTALEEALRVFNPMSKDLSDTERQMMSFLQELRKEGAKPVILRSKDVYGYTSCTTEPITSRIGSKVQRVPKPSKKRGRKGLSKTKDVNYAMLSRAAKSILQNQPKILLTNLSVDSLKQNVASSTLKKHSVQAQQCLKLTNIKGLTGGHTARLQIHFGADSKSVPSFALGRPPDLSGIPHSPTENGSQTSNVVALDNKHVLSCPFKVEDALIGDSAPVVCQNGFGLKDGSIYKKMETVSGKPDVMTSGLDNGSVRRLRFQSYNWSQSTLTNGQDVSRLNGNGLEWKVIKVDDSVTDEEVRRKAQKILQVNLSPVIQIHPLVDSV